The DNA region GATAGGATCAGGAAGCCAGAGAACGTTGAGGGTAGTAAGGGCTTTAGCAAGTATCCATGTCTTTACTAGTGGGAAACCTTAATAGAGAGAGCTACTGTACTTTCCTGTTTCCAACAAGAAGGCAGTGGCAATGGGATGTTGGTCATGGCAGTAGGCTACTAGAAGCCTTCTTGTTTTCTATCATCTGAATAGAACCCAGAAATTCCCATTTGTCCCAGTTAAAGGAGCCCAGGGATGCTTAGAATACAGTAAAACAGCAAAATTCTTCAGTTGGAACAAAAAGCCACAGTAGACTCAAAGTTTGAGACTCTGGAAAATTGTCCAGGATCCTGGGCTCCAACTGAGAGTACAAGATAGGACTTGCTGTAGCATAGCAGCCACCAGTTTGGGAAGCAAACCAGACTGGCCGCTCTCCAGTTGAACCAGCAAGGATTCCTTTAACTCTGCATAGATCTGAGGAGCCTTTTTCCTCTGCCACCATGAGATAACATAAATTATACCCAGACACAGCCTTGGAAAGGAAGTGGcacaggaaagagagaaaatttgaTAATGTGGTGACTTTCTTAAGAGAACTACCAAGCAAATAGGTCCCTGTGAGGAAGATAAGATTAATTATAGGAAAATAAAGTAGCCACACTTGTTTTGCACATCTGTATGTGAAGAGTGAGTATTTTTGTCATCTCAATGCATTTTTGCCACCTAAATACACTGAGGTTAGTAGCGGCTTTCCTAAATTTTTGAGATTCCATGTGCCAAAAATTTTGTACCACAAAGTGGCTATAAACCTCTaggctaaaatttaaaatcctGAGTTAAGGTCATGATCCAAGAAGAGAGAGGATTTGCAAACACAGATAGATGATATTCAGCATATGTTGGAAAAGTGGGGTTAAGAAAGGTTATCACAAGAGCTTCTTCTTgttttgtaaagttttaaaaagtagagcCACTTTTTGAGAGAGGGAAACCCAATATTAACAGCATCAATTCAAGCCTGGAACATATCCGGAGATGATATTCTGGAAAGAGTGATTGGATTTCAACAACTAATCAGAAAGAGAATACACAGCTAATATTGCATAAATTAATCCACCCAGGGAGATTGAAGGAGTTGGGGAATGGAACCATGCTTGTCTTGTAAGAGCTAGCTGAGTTACTATTCATCCCTCTCTTGAGCCAAACAGCTGTAGTTAGAGCACATATACCTACTGGGGATACAGAGGACAATGGCTAGGGATAGGGTTGTACCAATCTTTACTTGCTGCTGCCTTTACATCGAGTAGCTACTCATCTCCACTCCAGTATTCAAGATCCACTCGAAGTTTATCCAAGCTTAAGAGAAGTATTTCCTACACACAATCTGCAGCTCCTAAAGGGTAAGGGATAGGGTGAAATAATGGTCAgtatttggaagagtttgtgcCTTCTTAGGGACATAGAGTGATATAAGGTTTAGTACTCAGGTTTTCTAGCCAATTTAGAGGAACTGAGTAGAAGTTAATATGAAAATACAATCAAGATAATCAAGCTCCCACCTTCATGGAAAAGGGGAGGGCAGGAGCTTAATCATGAGTACATGTCCCTTGTAGGAATATGGAAATTGACTATGGTGTGTGGGCATGTTTCAAATAGGTCCCACTTTAGGATCCCTTCTTAATAAGCTTACCTTCTGTCTCTTACACCCTGTCCAGCTGCCGTTAAGAGTTAATCATGATGCTGACATCAGGAAGAAGATGATTAAGTCCATTGCAGAAGCAGGAAACTAACCATAGTAGGAGGAGTCTTGGGTAGAGAAAAGTAGGCATTAAGGGAAATATTTGCTTCTTGCAGTTTGGGGCAATTTTgagaaaagtaagagaaaagtGAGGCAGGTGGCCATTAAAGCTTTCATGCTCCTCTTCACACATATTTAGGAGCCAAAAGGAGTGGTGTTGGCTTGAAAACATCTAAATAGCTTTGGAGAAGCTCAAGGATTGGAGATACATGGTAAACTCCCTTTCCTTAAATATATTAGTTTGGGTCTCAAGACCTCAGAAGAAACCCTCATGGCATCATCTAACATGAAGCAAGATTAGTAGAAttgaggtggaggaggaggtggatggatagatgaataatCCCAAGATAGACCCAGGCTTTTCACCAATAGGTTCATGGCATGCAGGGCACCCAAAGTTCCTGAATCTCCAAGAAGGGACAATGTGTGAGAGCACTGGTGGACCTATAGATGGCCAGGGTCAGGATGTATGTGTTTGAAATGGAAGACAAAGGTCCACGGTGTAAAATTGTTGTGGTAAATGTCAACACAAAAGCCAGTAGAACAACAGCACTTCAAACTAGGGAGCAGATCCTTTCAGCAGGGTTCAGCTAGGATCCATCAGAGGGGTTGGAGGCTACCTTTCCCCTAATTGGCACAAAATCATGTCAGCCACATCCCTTGCTGATACACCTGATATCTTATATTAGAGAagtggaggcagagaaagaagaaatttgagAATTTAAGCATATGACCTCAAGATCCTGAGCATCTGTGTAAAGGAGCTGCTACATTATTATACTGGAGTGTTTACTGGGTTGTCCTAAATTTTATACACATCCCATTTCTAAGATGTAGTTGGTTTGTGAGGAAGAGCAGAtaagttataaaaattttttgaaaacaatatAATTTCTTTGAGCATCTGAGTATAATAGAATAAGTAATTATGTTATCCTGGTATATTATACATTAAATTGGTAAGGAAATACTGTCCAAAAAGCCAATTAACAAGAAAACTCTTTTATTgatagaaaagcaaaacaaattttcCATGAATTctaatcttttttcttctatctACTGGATATACTCAAGTTCAAAAGtcagtttttctgttgttgtcatcattgttactgttgttgttgttaatctctcTATAGAAACAACCCCTTGTAATCACAACTGTAAGGGAAATATCCCTACCTCAAATGGGTAGGACCTCCTTGAGAAGTCATTGTCTCCAAGTAAAGTTAATTAAATTCTTATTGTCGGCTAAGCATTCATACATGGCACCAATTGTATTATTAGGTTGGTGACATTAATAAGTATTGATGTCAAGCCACATTAGCTGTTTCTCAAATGTTACCAAATAAATAGCAAACCAAATCAGAATCAGATTTACATTCATTCCAATGATTAAACACTCTCTTATAGATTGGGCAATTTATTCTAATATGAACTGAAACATCTGTGAGTCACAATCACAAGTTCCAATAAAAAATGGCCCAAATAAGTAGGCCTTTCAGATTCAAATTCAAAGTTCAGATTCACATGGGAATGGGACTAAGGAACCTGATcagattatattaaaatttctggTTCTAATTTAACCTGTAACTTCCACATAATATCAGCTAGCAACTGTTCAACTTTCACCTACAGAAAAGCATTAAAGCATATGTCTacatgataaaaaaataaaatttaaccatTGTCTAGTTAATACAATTGATGCAGATAGAAATGGTGGAAAAGTCAGATGTCAAGTTTCTTAAAGCTAATTTTACCCATATTATCCAAAAATGATTTATCAAACTAAACAGATAATAGTCATATTTTCACTTTACCTTTAGCTATGCAGATATAAATTGTATCTCTACACAACATATAggttgaaaatgaaaaacatcaaaCCACAATCCAGGTTCCAGGTTTGTGGTTTAGATGGCCCTAAACCTCTTCTGGATATTTTTGCTTTCCATCTAGATATTTAGACCACATTGATATGGGTCATAACTTTATCATCATTGCTACATTTGAGTCACTAACCTAGGAAAGGAAGCTTATCTAATTACCAGTTTTCCAAGCTAACCAGGACTCTCCCCTTTCATTATTAAAGAGAAAGTCATTCTGATTTGACCCCAGAGAAATAAGTGCATGCACATACCTGACTTTTCAGTATCCTCTTTGGATAAGAGGATGGAACAACTATTTTGGTTTCCATCTCATTCTTGTAATGACAGAAAAGAGAATACAAAAAGTCAATtgtaaatttatacaaaatgtatgcatatataaatacatatctaCGGGTGTATATAAAGTCTAAAGATTATATCCATCTACATCTTTAAGATTCAGAGTCTTGTACAGTTGACATAATAGTATTCTCTCtccaaattttctcatttttaaaaacaataagaaTCAAGCATGCCACCTTATTAATACTGAATAGCAAGTGCAGAAGTTAAGCTGTAGCTATAGGGGTTTGAAGCAATTAGTTTGACGGGACATCAGTGAATAAAATCCTTGAAACAAATTTAGCTATTTCCAGATTGCCTTttgtttcataaaaatgaaaacctaaatGCCCTGTTGGTAGCATCCCAAACTCCTGAGACTGCCAATTGAGCTCTATAAGAAGCAGTGCTTTAAACAAGGTCTGTATAAATTGCTTGGATGTGTGCTTATTGAAATAATTTGGTGTGGGAACTGGCTTACTAGAATTTCATGTAATTCTCTATCTcataaaaaaatcacaagtgaTACCACTGGAAGCTTAGGTTCTGAGTATATTAAGCTCAGTATGAAATCTGACTCACAAACTGCATCATCTTTACACAGAgcactattaaaaatattaaactacaGTCAATCAATGGAGAAAGGCATACACATTTAAAGGTGCGCAATAAAAGTGTATTACAGATGTGTGCCCATGTTGAGAGGTATTGAGATCATTTGTTTTACAATATacataatgcttttatttttcttgctcctTGCATTCCTTTGGGGAAAAATGATGTAGGACAATTTCATAATTACCCCACAGAGTGTACAGGCTGCTCCTTGGAAGGGGATTGTTATTGCATGCCTTGAATATACTATGATTCATAAGGCAAGAACATATGCGTAGCTTCAGCACCAAGAAAATGGAATCGTTATCCAGCACTGCTCACAACAGAACATCTTATTGCtttaataaaatgggaaattattCACTGTAGAAAGTGCACCAAATaaggggaagaaaataatatCCTTGCACTTATTGGAGCTCATTGGAAATGACGAAGCTCCCTTCTGGGTCCCTGGTTCTATTCAAATTTCAACTCCAAAAATCGTTCTGTAATAAAGTATTAAAGAGCTACCACTGGATGAGGGTAAGCTACAAAAATTAATGGACTTTCTTCTTCACAGTGCCTTAGTCATTCTGATGTACAATGTAGAACTCTGATGCACTAAAGGATTCCCTAGTGGCCTGAGGGAGTTAATGCACTCTTTTACCTATTACTAGGAAGTGACTAAGGCACTGGAGAAAAACTTGTTCGTTGTTTAATATATTGTACCCAAAGAGTATACCTGGTCTTCCTAATATTACAAGATGGCATGCTTCAGTGATGATCTTCTGTGCTTCAGGAAAGGTGATTATCTTATGGGtgattaaaattaagtttattaaattatttttataaaagatgcAGACTGAGCTTGGACAATTTAATAGATGACCAGAAATATTAGAGGTAATATTTCCTCTGGATAAGAGCACATATGTATGGACCAAGCAGACAATTTAGAACAACTAGTTGCTTGGGAGAGGGATGCTCATAGGGGCACTGTTGCCTTACACCCTGCAGGATAGTAAGGGCTCTTTTGGTAGAGCTTTTTGCAGATCATTTTCATTCatacattttccaaaaatttGAATAGCTGTCAAAGGCTTGATTTCCAAGAAATGCCACTGCATATAACTAATATTGTAATATGCTTCTGGCTTCTTCTATCATTCAACCAAAGGAAACAAGGTGGTAAATAACTATAGACTAATTCCATTTCTAACACAGATGGCCTTGTCTggcattagaaaataataaaatatttatcttatttttgcaGTGTTTTTGTATGTTCAGTGAAGTTAGGACAGACTGAGAAAGATAGCCTTTCCTTTGCTGCAGGCAAAGATTTGTAACTAAACAAACAAGCTGCAAACATTTTTATCCTATAAGTAATTACTGGATATAACTTTTCTTGAAATTCGCATGTCCTGTCATCCAAATTGCCCGACATCCCCACCAGTCTCATCCCCAACCACATACAGTACAAGCAAGCACAAACACCACTGCCTCCAGGTGGTAACTGCATGCAGGGAGAACTACAGGCACTGTTTAAATATTAACCATGTTTTTAATAGATGGCATTCTTGCACAtccattatttgtttgtttctgtggttgtgttttttctgttatttgcaaaaaaaaaaaaaaaaaataaagcatgtgtGTCATCTTTTTATAACAGTCCACTACAGAATAAGGTACAAAAGAACACTTCTGGAAACAGCAGAAGCTAGGTCTGCACCACTGAATTTCTCATCCAGTGGTAACCATTATATCAACAGCTGGAAATTAAGAACAATAATATACAGTTTGGAGGACATAGTACAGAACTatagtttttttctgtatttggtaccaatataataaatatataacaaaggTGCActtgttctaaaaataaaacagaaacattctAGTTGGTTAGATACTGCACTTTCAGTACTGCACATCacctaatactttttttttttttacaaaaaaggtAACTTATGCAATGTTTAATAATAAGAAAACCAATAGTACACGCTAACTCGAttgtagaaaaagaagaaagaacccaACCAAAAGCCAGAATAGTCACTTTCCAAAACAGCCCCTCCTCCGCCTTCACAACTAGAGGAAGTAATCAGAACGGTGAGGCGACTTCAGCACCAGACCTGGCTGGACAGCTCCCAGATCCTCTGTAAATCCTGAAAATGTCACAGGTCAAAGGTGTAtgggtgggggcggggcagggagTGAAAgcgttagctttttaaaaaaactcatttaAAGATTTTAACGTACTTATGCTCGGCCAGCGagggtcattttaaaaagtaaattaaaggtTCTGTCCTGGAAAAGGTAATAGGTAATAGTTAACCAAAGGGTGAGAAATGGGCTGACTGGCGAGGGGTACCTGTCATAAACACTTTCTGGGGACTATTTTCTATGCCCTCTTGCAGTCCTGGTGCTTAATGtagacattttctttataatatacTATTGCCTGAGCCCGGCTGAGGGTGGGaatggggaggagagggaagctaaagaaaaagtgaaagctTAGGggtcagagaggaaggaaggaaactaaaCCTTAACTTGACAGCTATGTACATTACCgggccccctcccctccctttgcTCCGGGAATCAATGCCTTTTATATATTTGGTAGCTTGTGCGGTTTCTCCTCCTAATTGAGGGGAGCGCGGGTTGGAGTGGGAAGATGCATCCTTCATTGACAATGAGAAATTATGTGATTTGTCATGCGCTTGGATTGTGTTATTAGTATTATAATAATtactataaatattaataaagtatTATTATCAGCGTTATTTCTTCTTCCGAGACTTTCCTCGCCCAATATTTACAAATACCGCACAGTGCCTCGGCGGAGGAGAAACAAGAGTAAGGGGAGGGCAGGTAAGGAAaccaggaagaggaaagaggggccagaggaaaaggaaggaaggaggaaaaaagcaaGGATGGCAAAGATGATGGAAACAAGGACGGGGAACGAGAGGGGCTAGACGATCAGGACAGTACCACCGTTTGCAAAAGGCCCTCGCCAGCTGTGTCCAAACAGGAGGAAGCTGTGTGTGCTCCTTGGGGACTGGAGGCTGGCGGTGGAGGCGGAGGAGCACAGGGACCCTGGCACGCGAGGCCAGGGGACGAAGAGGAGGACGACGAGGCGTTGGAAGGGGCGCAGAAGGGAGAGTCCCGGGGCTGCCTCTCCAGCCGGGTTTCCTTTGTGTGGGTTGGGGCCTGCCTGCCAGGTCGGGGCAGCCCCCCGCCACCGCGGCTGCCGCTGCAGTGATCCCGCTCATATTCCTCCTGAGCCCTCTGCATCTTTCGCTTCTTCATCCTACGCTTGTGGATGTGGAAAGTGGAGAGGGACAGCACGATGAGGCAGAAGATGAGGGTAACCAGGACAATCAGCACCAGCGTGGAGGAGAAGGACTGGAAAAGCTGCTGTCCCACCTGCGTGATGCAGGTGCCGCCGCCACCTGCGCCTGGGCCGCGGGCACCCGTGTTGCCGCTGCCGCTGGCGTTGGGGGAAGCAAAGGTCCGGTTGAGGAGACACGGCGGCAATGCCAGCCTCAGCTCCTTCGGCGCCCTGGCACTCATTGGCGCGGGGCTGGGAGGGGCCGGACCCACTAGGCTTCCCCTCTTGGGCACACTGTTCCGACCAGCCAAGAAGAGGACGGAGCCCACGTCACCCAAAACTGCTCCCTGTAGCGGGAGGGGGTGTGCGAGCAAGCCAAGGACTAAGGGAGCAACTGCTGGCAAGCAAGGCGACCAAGGAGTGAGCGGCGCCCGAGAGATCCTCGCCGATCCCACCTGGAACGCGTCTCCACGCGCGCACCTTTCCTTCGCGGAGGCACCAGGCTGCAAAGACACAAAGCTTAGTTAGAATCTCGACCGCTGCCCAGGGGAGTGCGGTCGGGAAGAATCAACCACTACCGCAAAGCGGCCCTCTGGGCACGCTGCCTGAGCTGGGCGCTGCCCGTATTTTCGGTCAGCGGACCCCATCCTGCCCGCCCGTGGCCGTGCACCAGAGCCACCAGCAGCCTGCTCACCCCACTCAACAGGATGGGGTCTACACCGGCACCGCGGAGGTGCAGATTACTCAGCAGATAAGGCAGCCTCCCTTCCGCCCTTCACAACTTTATAATTGCAACAGACAAGCATCCGCTTCGGATTGAAGTCCCTACTTCCCAGAGCGCCGGCTCTCCTCTTTTCTGCGTCCTCTCGGTAGATGTCTTCGCCTGGATCCCTCCCCTCCCAGCACCCACTCCGGGCCACCGCGCGGGCTCCGGGTACACagtccttcctttccctccccctccAGACTTGCCCTCCCTGGACGGCGTCAGACCCTTGGGTCCCATTCCCAGGGGGATACCCCTGGCACCACATCCCACTCTGCCTCTGTCCGCGACCGCGGCTGACGAGCAGGAACGCGCTCCATCTCCTCTccagccttcttccctggcataCTCCCCTCTCCAAAGCAGCTGAAGCATCTTTCTCAGCTGACACATTCCCACAAACGGccccctcctccccatctccctaTGCCCCCAACTTGGCAGTAGCCTGATTCTTTCGAGAGGAACTGGAATGGAAAGAGGAGGGTTCCCGCCTGCAAAGTTTGGGGAACAGACCTTCTTTCAGTCCTTCCTAGACCCAGCCCGAAGGCCCCGAGGCTTTTCCGGTGTACCGGAGCCGGTAGACCCGCAGCGTGCAGGAGAGCCTCCTTGCTGCTCCCAAGAGGCAGCTGCAAACTGTTGCACTGCGGAGCAGCGAGGCAGCGCGCAGGCAAGCCGGGGCAGAGGCCGGGGCCGGGGGCTGGAGCTATGCCCGGGGTGGCTGCACAGGCCGCGTGAGCTGTCCTCCCCACTCGCGCCCTGCCATCAGGCCACCCCGCCATCAGAAGCCTTTAGTCACACCTTGTTTCTTACCTGGACCGCCAGCTGGCTGCAAGGAGGGAGCCCCCACCGCGCGGCTGCAGTGGCGGCTGCAGAAGGCGCGGAGTGAATGGGCCAGAGACCGAGCCgcgctgctgctgccgctgccgccgccgccgccttcgCCGCCGCTTCAGGGAGCTGAGCTCGCAGCCTATTGCCAGAGAGGCCGGTGACGTCAGGCAGCCACTGCCAGGGCTCCAAGCCACCCCTCAGGCCCCCACCCACCCTAGCACCCCAACACCTTGTCCTAGCCTAGCGAGCCTCTGACACACACTTCCCAGTTCGCTGCCCTTCTCCAGCCCAGGAACTAGGAGGAGCAACCCACACCCCCACCCTGCAAGCAACCCAcctttctcactctcttgcctaggAAGAGTTGAATCTTCAGTTCTCCAGCTGTCTGATTTAGTTCTAGAGCTGACCCTTTGGTCCCAGAATCACGTTTTTACACTCTGGATAACCATCTCCCATTGGTGCACAGATCAGACTTTCTCCCTGGTGGCTGATAAAaatttcccccacccccaattccTCTCTGTGCTGCCCGTGGTTCTGAACATAAACTGAGTGCATTAGATGACAGGGACATTTCTCAACATAGATGTGACAGAACCCAAAACACAAAcctgaataaattaaataatcGAAATTAACCATTTTTCTCCACTGGAATTTCCAAGTTATCTTTCACTCCATCTGATTCATGATCCTTCTTGCATCCCTCACATCCTCATCTCTAGACCCCAGACCCACTCGATGTATTAAACACTCCTTCTATTCTGTCAATCTAGATACGCATGAGCACACAAAGCATAGTCTTACAAGgaagaaatatgaaattattcACAGGAAGGCAGAAATGAACTGCCTTATGAAAATTCCAAGTATTTGTAGCTTGCACAAAGTACCCCTTCATTGGCCCTAATTCTTGGTAAAGTGTTTGCAGCACAACCTTTTAGCAAAATGGATAGAACTTCCAGAAAAGAACTCAACAGCCTCCCTAAATCTTGGAAGAGACTAGTTAACTATTGGTTTAGGAGGCTTGGAAAAATATGAATAGTGCATTTGGTTACAGAATCCAGCTTTGAAATGGAGTATGCTCATTTTTCTGTTGGAGAAGCTAGCTGGGAACAGTACCTAAAGACATTGCATGGTCTTTGAAGGCACTCAGATGTATTActaaatgtgtattttcttctttccttcttgtcttgTTTTCTATCTTTgagtctagcacagtgccttgtaGCTCACTTGATAAATTAAATGATGCAGTATATGTTGTTGCTCTTTCCTGCTATGCATCAGAAATGACTGATGCCCAATTATCTGCTTGTATTTGCTGTATGTGTAAAGAAAGAGGGTCTGACACGTGGAGGAAAAGGCTGTCCGTAATCTGGGGGTCCCTTCTTCTGACTCTCTGTTTAGGCTCACACAGTCACTGATGTCTGCCCCCCGCCCCCATCCCAATGCTAGCATTACCTTCCTGCCTGGAATGAGAGTACCAGATGCCTACAATAGCCACCTGCCACATTTGGACAATTTGACTTTGGTGGGCTCAGGGGATGGAATGGtgaacctttttttgttttgttttgtttttcttttactctgcGACTAAGTGACACTTTACCATTGATGCCTGACAGGCAATGCCCCATTTTTTCACACTCGCTTTGCTCCTGAAAAGTTGAGTCTAATAAACATTTTGTAAAGCAAATCCAATttaagattctccaaaaagagatCTGGCTATTTCAAGAGACTcttcagcaaaaaataaaagttttttaaaaaatgttattttgtaaaGCAAAGAATTTTTACATAATAAGAATTAACTCTTGGCCATGcatagtggcttacgcctgtaatcccagcactttgggaggccgaggcaggtggatcacctgaggtcaggagttggagatcagcctggccaacatggcgaaaccctgtctctactaaaaataccaaaaagaaaaagaaaaaaaaaaaaaaaaaagaattagccaggcatggtgacaggtgcctgtaatcccagctactcgggaggctgagacaggagaatcacttgaatccgggaggcagaggttgcagtgagccgagatcgtgccattgcactccagcctgggcagaaagagcaaagctccatctcaaacaaacaaacaaaaaaaaactctcaatggTCTGTTTTCTAGATCTGAAGGAATTAGTTATTGGGTTTTCCCTATGGGGAATATACCTTTACAACATGTTGTAATGGGATCGCAATATGTATGTAATGGAATTCTTCTTGCAAGCCAAGCTTCTAGGACATGTCAGAAGGCTTCCAATGTTATTCTTTTGTTACAAATGATAGCCATCTGTTATACCAGGAGTGCTAAAACTGTGTGCATTATTTTATACACCCTATGAAAAGACAAGGTCTTAATCTGGAGAACTTACAGTCTACAGCAGATGAATGTGATTCATcagaaaatgatatttaattgGAAATGATTTAGGTAAAGACATTAGTTTGCAGGTCAAAAGCACGGGACCCTTTTTTGTCTATTCTCTTTCAAGAATAGGCAGTAGGGTCATAATTTGTTCTTACCCAGAGGACAAATGTGCTAAATACATAGATTTGGATGTCATTGGGTAGTGTGTTTCAAACTCAAGGAAGAGCAATGATAGCAAATATGTGCACCTCTTGGACTGCAGGAATTGATCCCACTGAGTTGCCACATGATTTTGGCACATCTGGCTTAATGGCAAGGCTTCCTCCAGACAACACCCTTGTTGCCACTATTTTCAGCACCAAACTTCACAAGCCACACTCCCAAGAGTAGAGAACCAAGAAGCTTCTGAGATTCCTGTAATCTTCCATTGTAATGGGAAAGCCCCTCTGGACATAAGCATATTCCACATATTTAACAGCACTTAATATTTGCGTCCAAGTTTAATGAAGAATCTCGATCTAACTTAGAGAAAAGTGCCACATGGGCACCTGTACCTAAATCTAAGAagcattgaatcaataataattatagctattattatttgcaaaacacctactatgtaccaggctaTAGTAAATCCTATATTAGCATTAATCCTCTCTACAACCTTGCAAGGTTATTTTtgccaaaatacaaaattattcatttactcaCTTGTTCGACAAAAATCTGTGAGTACCTGCTATAGGAAAGgtgagaaaactaaagctcaAAGTGTTTAAAGGCCATGTGTAAGTAACCCACTGAGAAGTATATTACTACACATATTATTGGGCTGAAACACAGGTAAACAGATTCCAAAGTCAGTATTCTTTATATGACTACTTTTCATGACTAAtggctttttctctctctctttccctttctgtttctctctttcacacacactcttctatttttatttttattttacctctgTCTACTTCTGATTGGGGTAATTATGTAAAGCTAGAGAAAAGCAGAGATGCTTGGTTGAAGTGCAGGAGGGAAGATGAGGTATCTCCACTGTTCAGGTCCTTCCTTCCAACCAGGAGCAGTCTACAGGATCTCCACAGATTCCCGTGGACTGAACCAAGTCTAGTTTGACTTAGGCAAGTCATTCCAAAACACAGTGCAGCATGATATATGCCAGGTTCCTCTTAGATTTACAGGGACTTCTCCAGATAATGTGCAGCTGATTTTGACATTTTGCCTAATCTTACATCTTCTCTAATCTGGATCCCTGCATACCTACAGAAGTATGCTTGTATGTTGTCATGTTACTATTAAATCAACTGCTGCCCCACctagcaaataaataataaacaaagctCAGAGTGAAGCTCTTTACTTTGTTCTAGTTTTATTCTAGttcagtcttctcatctgcaaaatgggaaaaataatagaatCATTTTTGCAGTGCTATTTTAAGCACTGAGCGTAAagcaagcattcaataaatagctCATTgcattataaagaaaattactAAGATTGATATTTTATCCCTGGCAATAGAAGCATTATATTGTTTTGGActtgaaaattcagaaaacatttggTAAGTATTAGTGTCCTTTATGGGAAGATGACTAGAAAGGTGAAGGGACTGAAAATAATGACAGATAATAAGCAATTCAAGGAGCTGGGAATATTAATCTTAGAGATGGAAGGATGTGGGGAATGTATCATAGCCTCTTAAAATGTTTGGAGTATCATCAATAGAAGATGGATTTATCCTACCCTATGTACTCAAGAGAGAACAGAAATGTAGTGAAACAGATG from Rhinopithecus roxellana isolate Shanxi Qingling chromosome 15, ASM756505v1, whole genome shotgun sequence includes:
- the C15H11orf87 gene encoding uncharacterized protein C11orf87 homolog produces the protein MSARAPKELRLALPPCLLNRTFASPNASGSGNTGARGPGAGGGGTCITQVGQQLFQSFSSTLVLIVLVTLIFCLIVLSLSTFHIHKRRMKKRKMQRAQEEYERDHCSGSRGGGGLPRPGRQAPTHTKETRLERQPRDSPFCAPSNASSSSSSSPGLACQGPCAPPPPPPASSPQGAHTASSCLDTAGEGLLQTVVLS